One region of Candidatus Tanganyikabacteria bacterium genomic DNA includes:
- a CDS encoding transposase — protein sequence MKRRAKSHKPGAATKPQHPPERREIRLDELKAILERAKTSVLGEDDIGMLAGAVDTLAFLTSELEAKGTSIKRLRNWIFGASTEKTSNLFDEAAGDVPSRAAGPGGDTEPATSTASAEAAPPDDAGNDPAKKRKGHGRNGAERYTGAEQIVVPHAELRGGECCPHCPKGKLYEQAEPAKLLRVTGMAPLSAKRYELQRLRCNLCGEVITASPPEGVGEEKYDESATSMIAMLKYGAGLPFHRLERLQDSLGVPLPAATQWELVAEAADLLEPVQEELVRRAAQGEVLHNDDTSAKILELLAEQQSEPEAAPPEGAGKKADERTGVFTTGIVAQVEAYKIALFFTGRQHAGENLADVLAKRAAELPPPIQMCDALSWNTKGEFETIVANCLTHGRRKFVDVVDEFPGETRFVIETLGDVYRHDAAAREQQMTPEQRLYYHQTLSGPLMEQLEAWFKEQFAERKVEPNSGLGQAIKYMQKHWEKLTRFLHVAGAPLGRVGHWRGDVAIPFPVPPRRTVRADFPHTALFQGRFRPSRLAS from the coding sequence ATGAAACGGCGGGCCAAGAGCCACAAGCCGGGGGCGGCCACCAAGCCACAACATCCGCCCGAACGGCGGGAGATCCGGCTCGACGAGCTCAAGGCGATCCTCGAGCGAGCGAAGACGTCGGTTCTGGGCGAGGATGATATCGGCATGCTCGCGGGAGCCGTGGACACGCTCGCGTTCCTCACGAGCGAATTGGAGGCGAAGGGTACCTCGATCAAGCGTCTGCGCAACTGGATCTTCGGGGCGAGCACCGAGAAGACGAGCAACCTGTTCGACGAAGCGGCCGGCGACGTGCCGAGCCGTGCGGCCGGACCGGGCGGCGACACTGAGCCGGCCACCTCGACGGCATCGGCGGAAGCTGCACCTCCTGACGATGCCGGCAACGATCCGGCGAAGAAGCGGAAGGGCCATGGCCGAAACGGTGCGGAGCGCTACACCGGGGCCGAGCAGATCGTGGTACCCCACGCGGAACTCCGGGGTGGCGAGTGCTGTCCCCATTGCCCAAAGGGCAAGCTCTACGAGCAAGCGGAGCCCGCCAAGCTCCTGCGGGTGACCGGGATGGCCCCACTTTCCGCCAAGCGGTACGAGCTGCAACGACTGCGCTGCAACCTATGCGGAGAGGTGATCACCGCCAGCCCGCCCGAAGGTGTGGGCGAGGAGAAGTACGACGAGTCGGCCACGAGCATGATCGCCATGCTGAAGTACGGGGCCGGGCTCCCCTTTCATCGCCTGGAGCGCTTGCAGGACAGCCTGGGCGTTCCTTTGCCCGCGGCCACGCAATGGGAGCTCGTGGCCGAGGCGGCAGATCTGCTCGAACCGGTGCAAGAGGAGCTCGTCCGGCGGGCCGCGCAGGGCGAGGTGCTGCACAACGACGACACCAGCGCCAAGATCCTGGAGCTGCTCGCCGAGCAGCAGTCGGAGCCCGAGGCGGCGCCACCTGAGGGGGCAGGCAAGAAGGCCGACGAACGGACCGGGGTCTTCACCACGGGCATCGTCGCCCAGGTCGAAGCGTACAAGATCGCTCTGTTCTTCACCGGCCGCCAGCATGCTGGCGAGAATCTCGCCGACGTCCTGGCCAAACGGGCGGCCGAGTTGCCCCCGCCCATCCAGATGTGCGACGCCCTGTCGTGGAACACCAAGGGAGAATTCGAGACGATTGTCGCCAACTGCCTTACGCACGGACGCCGCAAGTTCGTGGACGTGGTGGACGAATTCCCCGGCGAGACCCGTTTCGTCATCGAGACTCTGGGTGACGTATACCGCCATGATGCTGCCGCCAGGGAACAACAGATGACCCCCGAGCAACGCCTGTACTACCACCAGACGCTGAGTGGACCGTTGATGGAACAGCTCGAGGCTTGGTTCAAGGAGCAATTCGCCGAGCGGAAAGTGGAGCCAAACTCCGGGCTCGGGCAGGCCATAAAGTACATGCAGAAGCACTGGGAGAAGCTGACGCGCTTCCTGCACGTGGCCGGAGCCCCACTTGGTAGAGTGGGGCACTGGCGCGGTGACGTTGCCATCCCGTTTCCAGTGCCCCCTCGTCGAACCGTGCGTGCGGATTTCCCGCACACGGCTCTCTTCCAGGGCCGGTTCAGGCCTTCGCGCTTGGCGAGCTGA
- the tnpB gene encoding IS66 family insertion sequence element accessory protein TnpB codes for MIQITPQMRVLVAVDPVDFRRGIDGLAQVCRSRLSADPFSGTVFVFRNRRGTAIRLLVYDDQGFWLCHKRLSHGRFRFWPVQGGAAGETLQAHELQVLLRGGNPSATQAAPIWRRVAVPA; via the coding sequence ATGATCCAGATTACGCCTCAGATGCGGGTGTTGGTGGCCGTCGACCCGGTGGACTTCCGGCGCGGAATCGATGGCCTGGCGCAGGTGTGCCGCTCTCGCCTGTCTGCGGATCCGTTCAGTGGGACCGTGTTCGTGTTTCGCAACCGGCGAGGGACGGCAATTCGGCTGCTGGTGTACGACGATCAGGGTTTCTGGTTATGTCACAAGCGCCTGTCGCACGGTCGGTTCAGGTTCTGGCCGGTTCAGGGCGGAGCAGCGGGGGAAACCCTGCAGGCCCACGAGCTCCAGGTACTCCTGCGCGGGGGTAATCCTTCCGCGACGCAGGCCGCGCCGATCTGGCGGCGAGTTGCCGTCCCTGCCTGA